In the Silene latifolia isolate original U9 population chromosome 1, ASM4854445v1, whole genome shotgun sequence genome, TGAATCGTTTAAGTAGGTATTTAATAGGTTTCTCATTGCAATGGGGGGTAAGGAACCAGAGTATTTAATAACCGATCAGGATCCGGGAATTATGAAAGCTTTTCCCCTTGTTTTCAAGACAGCAAGACATAGGTtttgtatgtggcatattatgAATAAGGTGCCTACTAAGTATGGTAGCTCGCGAGACGATTACCAGGATTTCTTGAAGAAATTAAATGCTATCATATGGGATGAGGATCTTGAAGCGGAGGAGTTTGATGGTAAGTGGTTAGAAATAATGGATCAACATATAGTTTGTGATGTTGAGTGGTTTGCTGCTGCTACTCTATAAGGAAGCAGTGGGTGATGGCCCATTGTAAAGACTTGAATATGGGTGCTGTAATGAGGACGACGCAGAGGTCAGAGAGTGAGAATAGTTTTTTTAAGCGGTTTGAGCACAAATCTGGTACTTTGCTAGAGTTTTGGATGCGCTTTGAAAGTGCTATGGAACAACAAAGACACAATACAAAGAGACTTGACAACGAAAACCgacaatcaaaccctaaactgtCTACTAAGTTGGCAATAGAGAGTGACGGGGCAAGGGTTTACACACATGACGTGTTTGAGGAGTTTCAAGAGGAGGTGAAGTACTCCACTGATACATGTAGTTGCAAGGGTTTTGTGGTATTGGGTAACTTAGAGGTGAGTACCGTGATGGATGCAGAGAGAAGCCGTAATTTTGAAGTTCAGTTTAACCCAGGTATGATTGTGTTTGGAGTTTATTTTATCAACAAGTAATAAAGTTTAACTCTGTAAATTATAAAGTTTTCTAAAAGTGTAAAAACGTTACAAACCATGTTAATGTTCATTATTCACCTACTGATACagtttttgaaattataaagttATAAACAGTGCACTTAAAGTTAAATTTTTTTGTTTGTTACAAACTATGTTAATGTTGGTTGTATCCATGTTTCCTTCCAATTAATAAAGTTATAAACCGTGAACGTaaggttaattttttttttttttatgataacaCAGGTACACTCGAGGCGAGATGTACGTGTAGACTGTTTGAGCGTAGGGGACTGCTATGCAGACATATAATTTGGATTTATTCGGGCAATAGTGTAAAAAAAATTCCGGAATATGCAGTTGCCAGGAGATGGACGAAAGATGCTGTGAGGGGAACCGAGTGCATTTATGACGGGGAGGAAATTGTGGACATGGATATCATCGACGCAAAACAGCTTGAGATGACGAAACTGTGGTCAGAAGTTTTTGAGACCGTTGGATTACTTGGTGGCAGAGATAAGGAAGATGTTGAGAGCTTTTCCAAACTAATTAGAGACTTTCGGGAAAAGCTATTACCGTCAGTTGAGGAACTGAGTAAAAAAGAAGAAATGGAAAAATTACTTGGCTGTAAAGCAAGTAAGGAGATCACTATACTACCACCTAAGTATTCGAAAAATAAGGGTAGTGGGAAAATGTTATTGTCTAGGAAGTCGAAGGCGATTGCAATTGCAAGTAAGCCGAAACGGATGTGCAATAATTGCAAGCAAATGGGGCACCACGACAAGAGGAACTGCCCTAACCCGTTTGCAGAGCGTCCACCACAATTGCAAGAatcaagtgaagaagaagaagaggaggaggaggaagaggacgaAGAGGAGAAAGAGGAGGGGGAAGAAGAGGATGCATCAGACGAATAGATTTTTATGGCTTAGGAGTTGGAAAACATTTCAGTACTGTTtaattgttttgcatttgaactTTGAACAATGTATCTTTTGCATTTAACGTTTGCAACTGTTGAAATAAAGGTTGAACAGGCAGTCTGAAGGTTTTATTATATTTTGTGGGAGGT is a window encoding:
- the LOC141652984 gene encoding protein FAR1-RELATED SEQUENCE 4-like; translation: MGAVMRTTQRSESENSFFKRFEHKSGTLLEFWMRFESAMEQQRHNTKRLDNENRQSNPKLSTKLAIESDGARVYTHDVFEEFQEEVKYSTDTCSCKGFVVLGNLEVSTVMDAERSRNFEVQFNPGTLEARCTCRLFERRGLLCRHIIWIYSGNSVKKIPEYAVARRWTKDAVRGTECIYDGEEIVDMDIIDAKQLEMTKLWSEVFETVGLLGGRDKEDVESFSKLIRDFREKLLPSVEELSKKEEMEKLLGCKASKEITILPPKYSKNKGSGKMLLSRKSKAIAIASKPKRMCNNCKQMGHHDKRNCPNPFAERPPQLQESSEEEEEEEEEEDEEEKEEGEEEDASDE